A DNA window from Ictalurus punctatus breed USDA103 chromosome 11, Coco_2.0, whole genome shotgun sequence contains the following coding sequences:
- the gnai2b gene encoding guanine nucleotide-binding protein G(i) subunit alpha-2b isoform X2 gives MKIIHEDGYSEDECKQYRAVVYSNTIQSIMAIIKAMSNLKIDYGDPARTDDARQLFALSAAAEEQGILPDDLSNVIRRLWTDSGVQGCFSRSREYQLNDSAAYYLNDLERIARADYIPTQQDVLRTRVKTTGIVETHFTFKDLHFKMFDVGGQRSERKKWIHCFEGVTAIIFCVALSAYDLMLAEDEEMNRMHESMKLFDSICNNKWFTETSIILFLNKKDLFEEKITRSPLSICFPEYTGANKYDEAASYIQTKFEDLNKKKDTKEIYTHFTCATDTKNVQFVFDAVTDVIIKNNLKDCGLF, from the exons ATGAA AATCATCCACGAAGACGGCTACTCGGAAGACGAATGTAAGCAGTACAGAGCTGTGGTGTACAGCAACACCATCCAGTCTATAATGGCCATCATCAAAGCCATGAGTAACCTCAAGATCGATTATGGCGATCCAGCGAGAACG gATGATGCAAGGCAGCTCTTTGCACTGTCTGCCGCAGCGGAAGAGCAGGGAATCCTCCCAGATGACTTGTCCAACGTGATCCGCAGACTGTGGACCGACAGCGGGGTGCAGGGCTGCTTCAGCCGCTCCAGAGAGTACCAGCTCAATGATTCTGCTGCCta ttatttGAATGATCTTGAGAGGATAGCACGAGCAGACTACATTCCCACCCAACAGGATGTGTTGAGGACCAGAGTGAAGACTACCGGCATCGTCGAGACTCACTTCACATTTAAGGACCTGCACTTCAA gATGTTTGATGTTGGAGGGCAGAGGTCAGAGAGGAAGAAGTGGATCCACTGCTTTGAAGGAGTGACTGCCATCATCTTCTGTGTGGCTCTAAGTGCCTACGACCTGATGCTGGCTGAGGATGAAGAGATG AACCGCATGCATGAGAGCATGAAGCTCTTTGACTCGATCTGCAACAATAAATGGTTCACCGAGACCTCCATCATCCTCTTCCTCAATAAGAAGGATCTGTTTGAGGAGAAGATCACGCGCAGCCCTCTCAGCATCTGCTTCCCTGAGTATACAG GAGCCAACAAATACGACGAAGCGGCGAGCTACATCCAGACCAAGTTTGAGGATCTGAACAAGAAGAAGGACACAAAAGAGATCTACACCCACTTTACCTGCGCCACCGACACCAAGAACGTACAGTTTGTGTTCGACGCCGTCACTGATGTCATCATCAAAAACAACCTGAAGGACTGCGGGCTTTTCTAA